In the Blautia coccoides genome, GATAACTTATTGTATAAAATACAAGCGCATAATTTCTCACACGGACAGCGTAATCCGATTGCGGGCAGAAATATGAGGTATTGTGCGCAGTTCAACAGTGTACCTGTAATAAGAGAAAAACGTCAAACTCTCATAAATGTTATATTGACGGTTCGTGATAGTTATAATCAGATGCGGATGTATTTATCAAAGGAGGGCGTAAAAAATTCTGTGTCTACGGAAAATAAATTTTCCTGATAAGAATTAGATATGTATAAGATATTTGTCGATAGCTGTTTTTTTGCTGTGTCGATTTTTTTTTCTAATTATAGTATTCCCAGATTTATACTGTTTATACGTTTTTTTCTATTTTTTTGCATTACAATCAGGACATTAGCAGTGATTGTTAAAAACGTGGGCGCTGCCCACACCCGGCCTCTGGAATAAGAGTGGGGATTTTTGGCAATACTGCTAATGCCGAAGGAATAAGGCCGGGACGGTCAATACATGTATGCGCTGCCGTTCCGGCTCTTTTTTCTTATAGATACTGGCTGAGCCTTTCTCCATAAAGAACAATCAGCTGGTTCAGTACCTGGTCCCAGTTACGGTATCTCTGGGTCCATTTTTTTATCACATTTTCACTTGCAAGATACAGCATTTTTTCCAGCGCTGTATCACTTGGGAACACACTTTTTGTTTTTGTCACTTTCCGGTACTGCCGGTTTAAACCCTCTATTATATTTGTCGTGCTATGCCGATATCGGCATAGCACGACTTATACCGATAAAAAAACTATGCCGGTATTTTTCTGAAATCCAAGCAATCAAAAGGATGGCAGAAAAAATTATCGGCATAGTTTTTTTATATAATGTATCATCCTCTTAAAGGAGCTTCCTGTATAATTCAAATATAGGGAATTCCAAGAAAGAAGGTTGAGAAAAAAATACCTCAGTGTAAAATAAGATTACTGACTTTGGCGGTTAGTATAAAATCTTATTAAACAGAGAGGTATCTAAAATGAATTGTAACACACAGAACACAAAAATTGCATCCATAACTGAAAAAACTTTGATCGTTGGTATTGATGTCGGAAGCGAAACGCACTATGCGAGAGCATTTGACTGGAGAAATTTCGAGTTTACCAGAAAACCTTTGATTTTCAGCAATACACAAGCAGGGTTCCTTACATTTAAGGCATGGATCGAGGAAATACAAGAAAAGAATGGTAAAACCGCTGTAATTCCCGGAATGGAGCCAACAGGACACTATTGGTTCGCTTTAGGAAAGTTCCTGCAGGACAACGGAATGAAACCTGTGCATGTAAATCCCCATCATGTCAAGAAATCCAAGGAACTGGATGATAACAATCCTAATAAAAATGACCGCAAAGATCCAAAGACGATTGCCGCACTGGTGAATGAGGGACGTTTTTCCTACCCTTATATACCAACCGGGATTTATGCAGAGATGAGAAGCTTATCCAATCTACGCTTCCAGACACAGGAGGAAGTTACCCGGATCAAGAACCGCATTGCCAGATGGTTTGCCATTTACTTTCCTGAATACAAAGACGTTTATAGGGATTTAAAGGCAGTCAGCGGGCGGATGATACTGAAGGCAGCGCCGCTGCCGGAGGACATCGGGAAGTTGGGCGTGGAAGGTGTAAACCAGATCTGGAGAGACGCAAAGCTGAGAGGGGCTGGAATGAAGAGGGCAAAGACCCTGGTATCAGCTGCAGAGCACAGCGTAGGCAGTAAGGAAGCACCGGAGGCAGCGAGAATGGAACTGAAAAATCTGCTGGACGACATGGATGTATATACATCAAGACTGGAAGAACTGGTGCAAAAGATAGAAGGTAAGCTGAAAGAAATACCATATATAGATAAGCTGCTGGAGATCAAAGGGATCGGTATGGTGACAGTAAGTGGATTTATTGCAGAGGTGGGCGACATTAGACGTTTTGACAACCCCAAACAGCTGCAAAAGCTTGCAGGCTATGCGATCGTGGCGAACGATTCAGGCAAGCATAATGGAGAGAGCCGTATCAGCTACCGAGGAAGAAAACGACTGAGATATGTACTGTATGAAGCGGCGATATCACTAGTCGGAAAGAATGCGGAATTTCGAGAGATCCATGAATACTATCGGACGAGAAAAGAGAATCCGCTGAAAAAGATGCAGTCAGTAGTGGCAGTGGCATGTAAGGTGATCAGGGTGTTTTATACGATCCTGACAAAAGGAGTCGATTATGACGCTGCAAGGCTGCTGGGTGATATCAAGCATCCGCAGATGCAGACAGCATAACGAAACCAAACGATCCAAGTACTAAAAGCACTGCTCTGTCATGGTTGGATTGAACTTTCAAAGAGGATTGAAAGCTGAATCCAGCTATGACAGAAAAGCTGGAAATATCAGGGATGGACCGGAAAAACGTCCACCGAAAGGTGCCGGTACAGGAAGGATATTAACAGGTCAGTAAGACTTAAAATAAAGAATGAGCCAGTAGTCGGCAGAAATAAATACCATAGGGCAAGACCCTGCAAAGGAGCTAAGCTGACACCCTGGATATGGGCAGGCAGAACGAAGGAAGTTAGGACTCACACCGACAGGTGGGATGATCCTGGTAGACACGGGAGGTAAGCTGCCATAGATGGAGGGGCATACACAAGGCCATATAAAGCGGAATAATGAGACGTTTTATTTTGTATGCCCAAAATCAGCTATTTTCGTACCAGATACACAGAAATACCCATCTTCACGGCTCATTCATCTGAGATATGTAACTAAAAATTCCTTGAAAAATAAGGAAAAAACACTTGACTATATAGGGAGGTGCATTATCATGCCAAAAGAAACTAAGTTAGAAGAAGTTTTACGCAGCACATTAGAATCGTTAAAGGAAAAAGACTATAGTATCGAAACACTTCTGCGATATCAGGGAAAATTCCACGTTCTTATTTCAATCGCACAAAAAAAGGGGATTACAGAACCAACAGAGGAATTATTTCAAGAATACCTCGGTAATAACAAAAACAAGTATACTGGAAAGTATTCGCTTCTTAAAGAGCGTGAACGAATTAGGGTAATAAATCTTATAAAATCCTATATCACTAATGGCGAGGTAGATATCTCAAGGAAAAAGGGGGAGTCCGCCAGTGACAGGATACAAGCAGAATCCTTTAAGAATGAACTTAACTGCTTCATTATGCTCTTAAAAGAAGACCTGCTCCAGCCTAATACTATCTGTACCTATAAAAGGATCGTCTCTTATCTATTAATCTATTGTGAAGAAAAATCATACTGCTCCGTTAACAAGATGGTCTCTGGTGATATCAGGGGATTTATCTTATACCTATATGGACACGGCTATTTTAAACCGAATACTATTACAAGTGCCCTGTCAGGTCTCAAAAGATTTCTTTCCCTCTATCCAGATATAAAACACCTTATAATGGAGCTTCCGACCAGGCTTCCACGTGAACGCAGGATAATAGAAATATATAATAGTCTGGAAACAGATGCCATAAATGAAATACTATCGGATGGCAGCCTTACCAAACGTAATAAAGCCATTTGTTTATTGCTGCTGGAAACAGGGCTTAGGGCCGTAGATGTCTGTAATATCAAGCTTTCCGATATTGATTGGGACAAAGATATCATCTATATAAAACAGCAGAAGACGGGAATAGCATTAAATATCCCGCTCCGTAATTCTTATGGCAATACCATCGTTGACTATCTATTAAATGAGCGCCCTGGATGTAATTCCGAACATCTTTTTGTCAGGGAACTGGCACCATTCACACGCTTAAGCGGAGAAGGCTCCTCTATCAGGGAGATACTTATAAAAAGAGGCATTAGCCGGTATATCTAGGGACAACAGGGTTACTGGAAGCCGGACAACAAGGCACAATGCAGCTTCCGTCATGCTAAGGTCCGGAGTCCCTATGCCAAATATCTCTGCTGTCCTTGGACATACCGACCCGAATACTGTGTCTGTTTATCTATCTACAGACGAGGCCGCAATGGCCGCTTGTACGTTACCGCTTCCTAGAGGAGGGCACAAATGAATAAAACACTATCCGATTTATTAAACGAGTTTATAGAATATAAAATCCAGAATGGGTATGCCTATACCACTGCAAAATATCATCTGAATAAATACCTTGTTTTCTCAACCAGCCATGCCCCTGATGAAAGCATTCCCAGCAAAGATACTGTAAATACCTTTTTAAACAGATATGCGGATACGCCGGGGAACCTATATAATATAGCCGCTTCCCTCCGGGAATTCTCAAGGTATCTTATTGGTTTAGCATACACGTCTGCATATATCATTCCTCCGGGAAAAGTATCTTTGCCAATGCCTGTTCAACCATATTTATTTACAGAGGATGAGCTGGATGCTTTTTTCGATGTATGCGACAGTATAAAGTACGACTGTCATGTCCCTAAAAGACATATGGTGCTGCCAGCAATGTATCGGTTACTCTACTGCTGCGGCCTTAGATGCAAAGAAGTGCGGGTTCTGCAAAGTGAAAATGTACACCTGGCAGAAAACTACATAGATATCCTCCAATCAAAAGGCCCAAAGAGCAGACGGATTTTTATTTCACAGGAATTGTCTGAATATTTCGGGAGCTATGACAGGAGTATGAATGCTGCTTTTCCAGGCCGGCTGTTCTTCTTTCCTTCCCGGAAAGATAGCCCTTACAGTGCAGATGGATTTCAGAAAAATTTCCTAAAAATCTGGTATACAGCTTTTCCGGAAAAGAAATGCGATGGTGTGAGCATAAGGGCTTATGATGTCAGGCATCATTTTGCCTATGCAAACATGAACCGCTGGCTTCAGGAGGGCAAGGACATAAATGTAATGCTGCCATATTTAATGAAATACATGGGACATCAGGAAATAGAAAATACCCTTTATTATTTCCACCTTGTCCCTGATATTTATGATGCAATCGTAAAGAAATCATCCTTGTTTGAGGGGTTATTACCGGAGGTGAATACGTGTGAGTAAGAAAGTAACCGCAGATAAAGACAGTTCTTTCTTCTGGAATAGTGCGTCAGAATACCTGAACAATGAACTTCCAAATATCCGTAAAAAAAGTTTAAATACGGTAGAAGCTTACCGCCGGTCGCTAAATAGATATATTGATTTCCTGGAGGAAGGGAAACAGGTGAAAAGAGTGGATATATGCTATCAAGATTTTAACAAAAGCAACCTGAAAGATTATCTGTTATTTATGAAGGATTGCCAGCACCTGAGCGAAAAGACATGTAACCTACGGCTGACTGCAATCAGGTCATTGCTCGCTTATGCATCTGAAGAATCAACGGATATGACTGCCATCTATGTAAATGCAAAAATGGTAAAAGGGCTCACTGTTTCAGGAAAGGCAATCGAATACTTTGAGGATGGGCAGACCAAGGCACTTCTTAAAGCACCACCTGTTGAAACAAAGATTGGCCGGAGAAACCAGATGATCATGGTACTCGGTTATGATGCGGG is a window encoding:
- a CDS encoding tyrosine-type recombinase/integrase is translated as MPKETKLEEVLRSTLESLKEKDYSIETLLRYQGKFHVLISIAQKKGITEPTEELFQEYLGNNKNKYTGKYSLLKERERIRVINLIKSYITNGEVDISRKKGESASDRIQAESFKNELNCFIMLLKEDLLQPNTICTYKRIVSYLLIYCEEKSYCSVNKMVSGDIRGFILYLYGHGYFKPNTITSALSGLKRFLSLYPDIKHLIMELPTRLPRERRIIEIYNSLETDAINEILSDGSLTKRNKAICLLLLETGLRAVDVCNIKLSDIDWDKDIIYIKQQKTGIALNIPLRNSYGNTIVDYLLNERPGCNSEHLFVRELAPFTRLSGEGSSIREILIKRGISRYI
- a CDS encoding IS110 family transposase, with amino-acid sequence MNCNTQNTKIASITEKTLIVGIDVGSETHYARAFDWRNFEFTRKPLIFSNTQAGFLTFKAWIEEIQEKNGKTAVIPGMEPTGHYWFALGKFLQDNGMKPVHVNPHHVKKSKELDDNNPNKNDRKDPKTIAALVNEGRFSYPYIPTGIYAEMRSLSNLRFQTQEEVTRIKNRIARWFAIYFPEYKDVYRDLKAVSGRMILKAAPLPEDIGKLGVEGVNQIWRDAKLRGAGMKRAKTLVSAAEHSVGSKEAPEAARMELKNLLDDMDVYTSRLEELVQKIEGKLKEIPYIDKLLEIKGIGMVTVSGFIAEVGDIRRFDNPKQLQKLAGYAIVANDSGKHNGESRISYRGRKRLRYVLYEAAISLVGKNAEFREIHEYYRTRKENPLKKMQSVVAVACKVIRVFYTILTKGVDYDAARLLGDIKHPQMQTA
- a CDS encoding tyrosine-type recombinase/integrase — translated: MNKTLSDLLNEFIEYKIQNGYAYTTAKYHLNKYLVFSTSHAPDESIPSKDTVNTFLNRYADTPGNLYNIAASLREFSRYLIGLAYTSAYIIPPGKVSLPMPVQPYLFTEDELDAFFDVCDSIKYDCHVPKRHMVLPAMYRLLYCCGLRCKEVRVLQSENVHLAENYIDILQSKGPKSRRIFISQELSEYFGSYDRSMNAAFPGRLFFFPSRKDSPYSADGFQKNFLKIWYTAFPEKKCDGVSIRAYDVRHHFAYANMNRWLQEGKDINVMLPYLMKYMGHQEIENTLYYFHLVPDIYDAIVKKSSLFEGLLPEVNTCE